In Oreochromis aureus strain Israel breed Guangdong linkage group 15, ZZ_aureus, whole genome shotgun sequence, a single genomic region encodes these proteins:
- the LOC116333094 gene encoding growth arrest and DNA damage-inducible protein GADD45 beta-like — protein METISQTLEHVLVTAHHQNCLTVGVYESAKFLNEDPDGAVLCVLALDEEDEDDAALQIHFKLLQAFCYDNYLDILRVTGMRQLAQLLEDTNTSNRNESRDLHCILVTNPSEQILQCQALQQLAKFCEESRHRYEWLPHLELQDR, from the exons ATGGAGACCATCAGCCAGACGCTGGAACATGTATTGGTCACAGCTCATCATCAGAACTGTCTGACTGTGGGAGTTTATGAGTCTGCAAAATTCCTGAATGA AGATCCGGATGGCGCGGTGCTGTGTGTGCTGGCCCTtgatgaggaggatgaagatgacGCTGCGCTGCAGATTCACTTCAAACTGCTGCAGGCTTTCTGCTACGACAATTACCTCGACATCCTGCGAGTGACGGGAATGCGGCAGCTGGctcagctgctggaggacaccAACACTAGCAACAGAAACGAATCCAGGGACCTGCATTGCATCTTGGTCACT AACCCTTCTGAGCAGATTCTGCAGTGCCAGGCTCTTCAGCAGCTCGCCAAGTTCTGCGAGGAGAGCCGCCACAGGTACGAGTGGCTCCCCCACCTTGAGCTGCAGGACCGCTGA